In Rubrivirga marina, the following are encoded in one genomic region:
- a CDS encoding GH1 family beta-glucosidase, with amino-acid sequence MRRFPEDFVWGAATSAYQIEGAWDADGKGPSVWDAFAHTPGRIANGHTGDVACDHYTRFREDVALMADLGLKAYRFSISWPRVQPTGTGAANEAGLRFYSDLVDALLEAGITPWVTLHHWDLPLALQEEHGGWLSPRMADAFADYARICFDALGDRVRHWITLNEPWVTAVIGYGEGTFAPGLASADGPYRAGHEMLRAHGAAAEVYRREFQADQGGVIGMANNCDWREPASGAPADRAAAQRALEFYLGWFADPLYHGDYPASMRERLGGRLPTFSDEDRARLRGSADFFGLNHYTTHLVAHADGGGPVYDGANVGWAEDQDVAVSVDPDWPTTAMGWPVVPDGCRQLLGWIDDRYGRPPVVLTENGCAYDAEVVDGAVEDARRIDYHAGYLAACHDAIADGADLRGYFLWSLLDNFEWASGYDKRFGLHHVDFATGTRTPKASARWYRDVIARGGLTDDAAAGDGAAAPALASLPAGADAPARLRSPR; translated from the coding sequence ATGCGCCGCTTCCCGGAGGACTTCGTGTGGGGCGCCGCCACGTCCGCCTACCAGATCGAGGGCGCGTGGGACGCCGACGGCAAGGGGCCGTCGGTGTGGGACGCCTTCGCCCACACGCCCGGCCGGATCGCCAACGGCCACACCGGCGACGTCGCCTGCGACCACTACACGCGCTTCCGCGAGGACGTCGCGCTCATGGCCGACCTCGGCCTCAAAGCGTACCGGTTCTCGATCTCGTGGCCGCGCGTCCAGCCAACCGGCACCGGCGCCGCGAACGAGGCCGGCCTCCGGTTCTACTCCGACCTCGTCGACGCGCTCCTGGAGGCCGGCATCACGCCGTGGGTCACGCTCCACCACTGGGACCTCCCGCTCGCGCTCCAGGAAGAGCACGGCGGCTGGCTCAGCCCGCGCATGGCCGACGCCTTCGCCGACTACGCGCGGATCTGCTTCGACGCGCTCGGCGACCGTGTCCGCCACTGGATCACGCTCAACGAGCCGTGGGTGACGGCCGTCATCGGCTACGGTGAGGGCACGTTCGCGCCGGGCCTCGCCTCGGCCGACGGGCCGTACCGCGCGGGGCACGAGATGCTCCGCGCCCACGGCGCCGCCGCCGAGGTCTACCGTCGCGAGTTCCAGGCCGACCAGGGCGGCGTGATCGGGATGGCCAACAACTGCGACTGGCGCGAGCCCGCCTCGGGCGCCCCGGCCGACCGGGCCGCCGCCCAGCGCGCGCTCGAGTTCTACCTCGGCTGGTTCGCCGACCCGCTCTACCACGGCGACTATCCCGCCTCGATGCGCGAGCGCCTCGGCGGCCGCCTCCCGACGTTCTCAGACGAGGACCGGGCCCGGCTCCGCGGCTCGGCCGACTTTTTCGGGCTCAACCACTACACCACCCACCTCGTCGCCCACGCCGACGGCGGCGGGCCGGTCTACGACGGCGCCAACGTGGGCTGGGCCGAGGACCAAGACGTCGCCGTCTCGGTCGACCCCGACTGGCCGACGACGGCGATGGGCTGGCCCGTCGTGCCCGACGGCTGCCGCCAACTGTTGGGGTGGATCGACGACCGCTACGGCCGGCCGCCGGTCGTGCTCACCGAGAACGGCTGCGCCTACGACGCCGAGGTCGTGGATGGGGCCGTCGAGGACGCCCGGCGGATCGACTACCACGCCGGCTACCTGGCCGCCTGCCACGACGCCATCGCCGACGGCGCCGACCTCCGCGGCTACTTCCTCTGGTCGCTCCTCGACAACTTCGAGTGGGCCTCGGGCTACGACAAGCGGTTCGGGCTCCACCACGTCGACTTCGCCACGGGTACGCGGACGCCGAAGGCCTCGGCGCGCTGGTACCGCGACGTGATCGCCCGAGGCGGGCTGACCGACGACGCGGCGGCCGGCGACGGCGCGGCGGCTCCGGCTCTCGCCTCTCTCCCCGCCGGCGCCGACGCGCCGGCCCGACTGCGCTCCCCCCGATGA
- a CDS encoding glycoside hydrolase family 130 protein: MTPDSHGNGASVALDAPAARLTALRDAHEALVERPNTPEPLGNGIYTRYRYPVLTGDHAPLEWRYDLDPSTNPFMMERLGVNAAFNAGAIRLDGRYLVVARMEGVDRKSFFAVAESPTGVDRFRFWDEPLVMPETDEPDTNVYDMRLTAHEDGWIYGLFCTERPDPEAHAQGDLSAAIAQCGIARTTDLRSWERLPDLVTPNPQQRNVVLHPEFVDGQYGLYTRPQDGFISAGSGGGIGWGTSPTMDGARVEREDVVDPRVYHSVKEVKNGQGPPPIKTEAGWLHLAHGVRGTAAGLRYVTYLFLTALDKPWRVTHAPGGHLIEPQGEERVGDVSNVTFANGWVADDDGRVFVYYASSDTRLHVATSTVDRLVDYALHTPPDSLRSAAAVDQRLALIRKNRAFLDR; this comes from the coding sequence ATGACCCCAGACTCCCACGGCAATGGCGCGTCCGTCGCCCTCGACGCGCCGGCCGCTCGGCTGACGGCGCTCCGCGACGCGCACGAGGCGCTCGTCGAACGCCCCAACACGCCCGAGCCTCTCGGAAACGGGATCTACACCCGCTACCGGTACCCCGTCCTCACCGGCGACCACGCGCCGCTCGAGTGGCGCTACGACCTCGACCCGTCGACGAACCCGTTCATGATGGAGCGGCTGGGCGTCAACGCCGCGTTCAACGCGGGGGCGATCCGGCTCGACGGCCGGTACCTCGTCGTGGCGCGCATGGAGGGCGTCGACCGGAAGTCGTTCTTCGCCGTCGCCGAGAGCCCGACGGGCGTCGACCGGTTCCGGTTCTGGGACGAGCCGCTCGTGATGCCGGAGACCGACGAGCCCGACACGAACGTCTACGACATGCGGCTCACGGCGCACGAGGACGGCTGGATCTACGGCCTCTTCTGCACCGAGCGGCCCGACCCGGAGGCCCACGCCCAGGGCGACCTCTCGGCCGCCATCGCCCAGTGCGGCATCGCGCGGACGACGGACCTCCGGTCGTGGGAGCGCCTTCCCGACCTCGTGACGCCGAACCCGCAGCAACGCAACGTGGTGCTCCACCCCGAGTTCGTCGACGGCCAGTACGGGCTGTACACGCGGCCGCAGGACGGCTTCATCTCGGCCGGCTCGGGTGGCGGGATCGGCTGGGGCACGTCGCCGACGATGGACGGCGCGCGCGTCGAGCGAGAGGACGTGGTTGACCCGCGCGTGTACCACTCGGTGAAGGAGGTCAAGAACGGGCAGGGCCCGCCGCCGATCAAGACGGAGGCCGGGTGGCTCCACCTCGCGCATGGCGTCCGGGGCACCGCCGCGGGCCTCCGCTACGTGACGTACCTCTTCCTGACGGCGCTCGACAAGCCGTGGCGCGTGACGCACGCCCCGGGCGGCCACCTCATCGAGCCGCAGGGCGAGGAGCGCGTCGGCGACGTGTCGAACGTGACGTTCGCGAACGGCTGGGTCGCGGACGACGACGGGCGGGTGTTCGTCTACTACGCCTCGTCCGACACGCGCCTCCACGTCGCCACGAGCACCGTCGACCGGCTCGTCGACTACGCGCTCCACACGCCCCCGGACAGCCTCCGCTCGGCCGCCGCCGTCGACCAGCGGCTCGCGCTCATCCGCAAGAACCGCGCGTTCCTCGACCGCTGA
- a CDS encoding AGE family epimerase/isomerase, producing MEDLADLAEEARAELVDHILPFWAERTLDDEHGGFVGRIDGHGRRVPEAAKGSVLNARILWTFAAACRALGTDRWCAEADRACDALRTHFADPEHGGVYWTVAPDGTPVDDKKQVYAQAFTIYALAEHVRQRGDGEALAWAQDLYRLLEDRAVDPEHGGYIEAFSCDWGPAADLRLSEKDADAPKSMNTHLHVLEAYTTLYRVWPDAGVAGRLRALVETFLDHIVDPETGHLGLFFGMDWTPLSADVSFGHDVEASWLLDEAAAVLDDAGLAARVRPVALRLARLAREEGLDADGGLFNERGSDGRLDTDKHWWPQAEAVVGFLNAYERTDDDSFAEAAHRTWAFIQRAIVDRDGGEWFFRVDREGVPYREEDTVGPWKCPYHNARACLEIMERAGAPVPP from the coding sequence ATGGAAGACCTTGCCGACCTCGCCGAGGAGGCCCGCGCCGAACTCGTGGACCACATCCTCCCGTTCTGGGCCGAGCGGACGCTCGACGACGAGCACGGCGGGTTCGTCGGTCGGATCGACGGCCACGGCCGGCGCGTGCCCGAGGCGGCCAAGGGCAGCGTCCTCAACGCGCGCATCCTGTGGACCTTCGCCGCGGCGTGCCGCGCTCTCGGCACCGACCGCTGGTGCGCCGAGGCCGACCGCGCCTGCGACGCCCTCCGGACCCACTTCGCCGACCCCGAGCACGGCGGCGTCTACTGGACCGTCGCGCCGGACGGGACGCCGGTCGACGACAAGAAGCAGGTGTACGCGCAGGCCTTCACGATCTACGCCCTCGCCGAGCACGTCCGCCAGCGCGGCGACGGCGAGGCCCTGGCGTGGGCGCAGGACCTCTACCGGCTCCTCGAAGACCGCGCCGTCGACCCGGAGCACGGCGGCTACATCGAGGCGTTCTCGTGCGACTGGGGCCCGGCCGCCGACCTCCGCCTGAGCGAGAAGGACGCCGACGCGCCGAAGTCGATGAACACGCACCTCCACGTGCTGGAGGCCTACACGACCCTCTACCGCGTCTGGCCCGACGCCGGCGTGGCCGGCCGACTCCGAGCGCTCGTCGAGACCTTCCTCGACCACATCGTCGATCCCGAGACCGGCCACCTCGGTCTGTTCTTCGGCATGGACTGGACGCCGCTCTCGGCCGACGTCTCGTTCGGCCACGACGTGGAGGCGAGTTGGCTGCTGGACGAGGCCGCGGCCGTCCTCGATGATGCCGGCCTCGCGGCCCGGGTCCGGCCCGTCGCCCTCCGCCTCGCGCGGCTCGCGCGGGAGGAGGGCCTCGACGCCGACGGCGGCCTGTTCAACGAGCGTGGGTCGGACGGGCGCCTCGACACCGACAAGCACTGGTGGCCGCAGGCCGAGGCCGTCGTCGGCTTCCTCAACGCCTACGAGCGCACGGACGACGATTCCTTCGCGGAGGCCGCCCACCGGACCTGGGCCTTCATCCAGCGCGCCATCGTCGACCGCGACGGCGGGGAGTGGTTCTTCCGCGTCGACCGGGAGGGCGTGCCGTACCGCGAGGAGGACACGGTCGGGCCCTGGAAGTGCCCGTACCACAACGCCCGCGCCTGCCTCGAGATCATGGAGCGGGCGGGGGCCCCCGTCCCGCCCTGA
- a CDS encoding TonB-dependent receptor, protein MIPRTARLGLLALAALVAAPTLATPSPAAGRIVGTVTDAQSGEALIGASARIVGTSIGAAADIDGRFTIPNAPSGPQQLIVSYVGYVSDTLAVDVPDGGTVEVEAELSFLTLEGVEVTAQVAGQLSAINEQFRSATVGNVVSSDRIQELPDNNAAESIGRLPGVAIQRSGGEANKVAIRGLSPKYNTVTVNGVRLPSTGEGDRSVDLSLISSNTLAGIEVRKAITPDMDGDAIGGSVDLRLRDAPSGLSMDVLGQGGYTGLQDAYGNYKFVGTVSNRFWGDRIGAIATVNTDEYDRSADKVSLGYGRSSDAETGTDLVYVSSVDTREENVTRGRTGGSLLLDYTVPAGRVTANAFYNELRSDGFFRLQNATENNLNYSVQDVAGTTSILTSALGVEQDFGWLRYDVTGSLTRSRSDSPENIGFTFTDDGSGFQGGAPDRYGVPALDVGPLIRVDSTITLSQVYVDDTHLDDDQSALQANLQVPFRLGEWVTGFVKTGGKLRWLDRVFDNNRRARGNIQYPDADLFQCLEESVPALAESFDGGSLPITAVLSDYRRDEFLDGDFGFGLVPDYDMLLTVLDGLESDRCSPNARGTQDEYANEIFPDQLDSAGRDYDGVERYQAGYVMARLDLGSYVTLIPGVRYEGDYARYNGQVFREVTGATPGVPPPALDRIEVERENGFWLPMVHLDVRPVDWVSLRLARTETITRPDFSQYAPISSIDVFNFQITAANSNIRPSQATNYDASLQIARGNLGLVGVSGFYKEIDDLIFVVRYPSVIPDQLPPDLLEGTNIPEAWYSGTANPRLQTVANNPNPVTFYGYEFEWQTNFSYLPGALRGLVLNLNYTRSFSEATYTFVRREVERTCEGRLCSDVVTFIDSSRVGRMPDQAAHLANVTLGYDYKGFSTRLSYLFQSNTASYVDPTNRLFDTFVGDYSRFDLSVRQQLPRGLEVFANLNNLNNRPDQIYTNQDTAAEGYLFNQDSLSYRELYGFTVDVGARVRL, encoded by the coding sequence ATGATCCCGCGCACCGCCCGCCTGGGCCTCCTCGCGCTGGCGGCCCTCGTCGCCGCCCCGACCCTCGCGACCCCGAGTCCGGCCGCTGGCCGGATCGTGGGCACCGTGACCGATGCCCAGTCCGGCGAGGCGCTGATCGGGGCGAGCGCCCGGATCGTGGGCACCTCGATCGGCGCCGCGGCCGACATCGACGGGCGGTTCACGATCCCAAACGCGCCGTCCGGCCCCCAACAGCTCATCGTGTCGTACGTCGGCTACGTCAGCGACACGCTCGCCGTCGACGTGCCGGACGGCGGGACGGTCGAGGTCGAGGCCGAGCTGAGCTTCCTCACGCTGGAGGGCGTCGAGGTCACGGCCCAGGTGGCCGGCCAGCTCTCGGCCATCAACGAGCAGTTCCGGAGCGCGACCGTCGGCAACGTGGTGTCGAGCGACCGGATCCAGGAGCTCCCGGACAACAACGCGGCCGAGTCGATCGGGCGCCTTCCCGGCGTGGCCATCCAGCGCTCCGGCGGTGAGGCCAACAAGGTGGCCATCCGCGGGCTCTCGCCGAAGTACAACACGGTGACCGTCAACGGCGTCCGCCTGCCGAGCACGGGCGAGGGCGACCGGTCCGTCGACCTCTCGCTCATCTCGTCGAACACGCTCGCCGGGATCGAGGTCCGGAAGGCCATCACGCCCGACATGGACGGCGACGCGATCGGCGGCTCGGTCGACCTCCGGCTCCGCGACGCGCCCTCAGGCTTGAGCATGGATGTTCTCGGCCAGGGCGGTTACACGGGCCTCCAGGACGCCTACGGCAACTACAAGTTCGTGGGGACCGTCAGCAACCGGTTCTGGGGCGACCGGATCGGGGCCATCGCCACGGTCAACACCGACGAGTACGACCGGAGCGCCGACAAGGTGAGCCTCGGCTACGGCCGGTCGTCCGACGCCGAGACCGGGACCGACCTCGTCTACGTCAGCAGCGTGGACACGCGCGAGGAGAACGTCACGCGCGGGCGGACTGGCGGGAGCCTCCTCCTCGACTACACCGTGCCGGCCGGGCGCGTCACGGCCAACGCGTTCTACAACGAGCTGCGCAGCGACGGCTTCTTCCGGCTCCAGAACGCGACCGAGAACAACCTGAACTACTCGGTCCAGGACGTGGCCGGGACCACCTCGATCCTGACGAGCGCCCTCGGCGTCGAGCAGGACTTCGGGTGGCTCCGCTACGACGTGACCGGCTCGCTCACGCGGTCGCGCTCCGACAGCCCCGAGAACATCGGGTTCACGTTCACCGACGACGGGTCAGGCTTCCAGGGCGGCGCCCCGGACCGCTACGGCGTCCCGGCCCTCGACGTCGGCCCGCTCATCCGCGTCGACTCGACGATCACGCTGTCGCAGGTCTACGTCGACGACACGCACCTCGACGACGACCAGTCGGCGCTCCAGGCCAACCTCCAGGTCCCGTTCCGCCTCGGCGAGTGGGTCACGGGCTTCGTCAAGACGGGCGGGAAGCTCCGCTGGCTCGACCGGGTCTTCGACAACAACCGGCGGGCCCGCGGCAACATCCAGTACCCTGACGCCGACCTCTTCCAGTGCCTCGAGGAGTCGGTCCCCGCCCTCGCCGAGTCGTTCGACGGCGGCTCGCTCCCGATCACGGCCGTCCTCTCGGACTACCGGCGAGACGAGTTCCTTGACGGCGACTTCGGGTTCGGCCTCGTGCCGGACTACGACATGCTCCTGACGGTCCTCGACGGGCTCGAGAGCGACCGGTGCTCGCCGAACGCGCGGGGCACCCAGGACGAGTACGCCAACGAGATCTTCCCCGACCAGCTCGACTCGGCCGGCCGCGACTACGACGGCGTCGAGCGGTACCAGGCCGGCTACGTCATGGCGCGGCTCGACCTCGGGTCCTACGTCACGCTCATTCCGGGCGTCCGCTACGAGGGGGACTACGCGCGGTACAACGGCCAGGTCTTCCGCGAGGTCACGGGCGCCACGCCGGGCGTGCCGCCGCCGGCCCTCGACCGGATCGAGGTCGAGCGCGAGAACGGGTTCTGGCTCCCCATGGTCCACCTCGACGTCCGCCCCGTCGACTGGGTGTCGCTCCGGCTGGCGCGGACCGAGACGATCACGCGGCCCGACTTCAGCCAGTACGCGCCGATCTCGTCGATCGACGTGTTCAACTTCCAGATCACGGCGGCCAACTCGAACATCCGCCCGTCGCAGGCGACGAACTACGACGCCTCGCTCCAGATCGCCCGCGGCAACCTCGGGCTCGTCGGGGTCTCCGGGTTCTACAAGGAGATCGACGACCTCATCTTCGTGGTCCGGTACCCGAGCGTCATCCCAGACCAGCTCCCGCCGGACCTCCTCGAGGGCACGAACATCCCGGAAGCGTGGTACTCGGGCACGGCGAACCCCCGGCTTCAGACGGTCGCCAACAACCCGAACCCGGTCACCTTCTACGGCTACGAGTTCGAATGGCAGACCAACTTCTCGTACCTGCCGGGGGCGCTGCGCGGGCTCGTCCTGAACCTCAACTACACCCGGTCCTTCTCGGAGGCGACGTACACGTTCGTCCGCCGCGAGGTGGAGCGGACGTGTGAGGGCCGCCTCTGCTCCGACGTCGTGACGTTCATCGACTCGTCGCGCGTGGGCCGGATGCCGGACCAGGCCGCGCACCTCGCCAACGTCACGCTGGGGTACGACTACAAGGGCTTCTCGACGCGGCTCTCGTACCTCTTCCAGAGCAACACGGCCTCCTACGTCGACCCGACGAACCGGCTTTTCGACACGTTCGTCGGCGACTACTCCCGGTTCGACCTCTCGGTCCGGCAGCAGCTCCCGCGTGGGCTCGAGGTGTTCGCCAACCTGAACAACCTCAACAACCGGCCGGACCAGATCTACACCAACCAGGACACGGCGGCCGAGGGGTACCTGTTCAACCAGGACTCGCTCAGCTACCGCGAGCTCTACGGGTTCACCGTCGACGTCGGCGCCCGCGTCCGCCTCTGA
- a CDS encoding T9SS type A sorting domain-containing protein, protein MRLSYSTLALAALVAWAWPPAAAAQDYTVCPTTQAECLVDWDLNGDFVPENNALRNAIANDTDRPADRVYVLRRGGLYYNEDRIANAGFDLRLVGQTRDEADIIDLDCPPGETNPDNCDDFGPAVLQRVTRGDGSIDGVMIESSGDGNGGQVLKNVWLQGQGDQGALANYEPIVINSSNSYFEYDGVVFDRNDWHHLGFKAGGNDIYVRNSLFRNLSDSNPTQRYAGRAIRLEAGADTVAFENNSFFNLTSFPFQSEAAPVEYFVFNHNTLVNFGLTFNAGGIWKRAYIANNIMVNPFWQGESEDQYTAPDRADPFTGVFQIAQLPGRFGLEQDRRIVFANNNLYRQPEIESFYGTLDPVVRSQPIISDTTRGFFEADPEHRVFQNNTQLEPGLTTAPTDAATIAQMQEFIADAATPGAAQPWAVVYWDPGRSDNPLAINFPPPEDFTYSNTALLSAGTDGLPLGDLNWYPEAKEDYLANREDYITEIENLAGGGPREVAEVLQAEAEAGTVAGGAAVQTVAGTTDINLQNGTVSWSFDLGNTSDVTVGVRTVVSLGPSQDARGTRVFLDGVQLNTQNLYGETMYCREDFVAYDGTTDCAALSGGFPLPQDGSFAAAEFNSSNVVVFDGQNPDGAGALVLGPGTHTLRIAAGWGGDFFIRDVEITDDAGATLETLSTVEALATGTTLVCDEEVFCASGFQSVLLPAGGSTEVSITIPSGIGSAIPRLVYRSASGATGEIYVDGTKAGDLSFDATTDIATREAVAPEVTLGEGTHTVRIVSTSGDVELDYVLFNLYDGGGTAVEELPEGWALGTSFPNPTAGTATIRFALAESADVRLDVFDVLGRRVSTLADGLMSAGDHEVRLDARGLASGTYVYRLSTPVGIQARRLTIVR, encoded by the coding sequence ATGAGACTTTCCTACTCCACCCTCGCCCTCGCCGCGCTGGTCGCGTGGGCGTGGCCGCCCGCCGCGGCCGCCCAGGACTACACCGTCTGCCCGACGACGCAGGCCGAGTGCCTCGTCGACTGGGACCTGAACGGCGACTTCGTGCCGGAGAACAACGCGCTCCGCAACGCGATCGCCAACGACACCGACCGCCCGGCGGACCGCGTCTACGTCCTCCGCCGCGGCGGCCTCTACTACAACGAGGACCGGATCGCGAACGCCGGGTTCGACCTCCGTCTCGTGGGCCAGACCCGTGACGAAGCCGACATCATCGACCTCGACTGCCCGCCGGGCGAGACGAACCCCGACAACTGCGACGACTTCGGCCCGGCCGTCCTCCAGCGCGTCACGCGCGGGGACGGGTCGATCGACGGCGTCATGATCGAGTCGAGCGGCGACGGCAACGGCGGCCAGGTGCTCAAGAACGTCTGGCTCCAGGGCCAGGGCGACCAGGGCGCGCTCGCCAACTACGAGCCGATCGTGATCAACTCGTCGAACTCGTACTTCGAGTACGACGGCGTCGTGTTCGACCGCAACGACTGGCACCACCTCGGGTTCAAGGCCGGCGGGAACGACATCTACGTCCGCAACAGCCTGTTCCGGAACCTCTCGGACTCGAACCCGACCCAACGCTACGCCGGGCGGGCCATCCGGCTCGAGGCCGGGGCGGACACGGTGGCGTTCGAGAACAACTCGTTCTTCAACCTCACCTCGTTCCCGTTCCAGTCCGAGGCCGCGCCGGTCGAGTACTTCGTGTTCAACCACAACACGCTCGTCAACTTTGGGCTCACGTTCAACGCGGGCGGGATCTGGAAGCGGGCCTACATCGCCAACAACATCATGGTCAACCCCTTCTGGCAGGGGGAGAGCGAGGACCAGTACACGGCGCCCGACCGGGCCGACCCGTTCACGGGCGTGTTCCAGATCGCGCAGCTTCCGGGCCGGTTCGGCCTGGAGCAGGACCGGCGGATCGTGTTCGCGAACAACAACCTGTACCGCCAGCCGGAGATCGAGAGCTTCTACGGGACGCTCGACCCCGTCGTCCGGTCGCAGCCGATCATCAGCGACACGACGCGGGGCTTCTTCGAGGCCGACCCCGAGCACCGCGTGTTCCAGAACAACACGCAGCTGGAGCCGGGCCTGACGACGGCGCCGACGGACGCCGCGACGATCGCCCAGATGCAGGAGTTCATCGCCGACGCGGCCACGCCGGGCGCCGCCCAGCCGTGGGCGGTCGTGTACTGGGACCCCGGCCGGAGCGACAACCCGCTCGCGATCAACTTCCCGCCGCCGGAGGACTTCACCTACTCCAACACGGCGCTCCTGTCGGCGGGCACCGACGGCCTTCCGCTCGGCGACCTGAACTGGTACCCGGAGGCGAAGGAGGACTACCTCGCCAACCGCGAGGACTACATCACGGAGATCGAGAACCTCGCGGGCGGCGGGCCGCGTGAGGTCGCCGAGGTCCTCCAGGCCGAGGCCGAGGCCGGCACGGTCGCCGGCGGCGCGGCCGTCCAGACCGTTGCGGGCACCACCGACATCAACCTCCAGAACGGGACGGTGTCGTGGTCGTTCGACCTCGGCAACACGAGCGACGTCACGGTCGGCGTGCGGACGGTCGTGAGCCTCGGGCCCTCGCAGGACGCCCGCGGCACGCGGGTCTTCCTCGACGGCGTCCAGCTCAACACGCAAAACCTCTACGGCGAGACGATGTACTGCCGCGAGGACTTCGTGGCGTACGACGGCACGACGGACTGCGCCGCGCTCTCGGGTGGCTTCCCGCTCCCGCAGGACGGCTCGTTCGCGGCCGCCGAGTTCAACAGCTCGAACGTCGTCGTCTTCGACGGCCAGAACCCGGACGGCGCCGGCGCCCTCGTGCTCGGGCCCGGCACGCACACGCTCCGGATCGCCGCCGGCTGGGGCGGGGACTTCTTCATCCGCGACGTCGAGATCACCGACGACGCCGGCGCGACGCTCGAGACGCTCTCGACCGTCGAGGCCCTCGCCACGGGGACGACCCTCGTCTGCGACGAGGAGGTCTTCTGCGCGAGCGGCTTCCAGTCGGTGCTGCTGCCGGCCGGCGGCAGCACGGAAGTGTCGATCACCATCCCCTCGGGGATCGGGTCGGCCATCCCGCGCCTCGTCTACCGCTCGGCGAGCGGGGCGACGGGCGAGATCTACGTCGACGGCACGAAGGCGGGCGACCTCTCCTTCGACGCCACCACCGACATCGCGACGCGCGAGGCCGTCGCGCCGGAGGTGACGCTGGGCGAGGGGACGCACACGGTCCGCATCGTCTCGACGTCGGGCGATGTGGAACTCGACTACGTCCTGTTCAACCTTTATGACGGCGGCGGCACGGCCGTCGAGGAGCTGCCGGAGGGCTGGGCCCTCGGGACCTCGTTCCCGAACCCGACCGCCGGCACGGCGACGATCCGGTTCGCCCTCGCCGAGTCGGCCGACGTCCGCCTCGACGTGTTCGACGTCCTCGGCCGTCGCGTCTCGACGCTGGCCGACGGGCTGATGTCGGCCGGCGACCACGAGGTGCGCCTCGACGCGCGCGGCCTCGCGAGCGGGACCTACGTCTACCGGCTCTCGACGCCGGTCGGCATCCAGGCCCGCCGCCTGACCATCGTCCGGTAG
- a CDS encoding glycosyl hydrolase: MTARHLLAPPAFRLLVLALAVAGCAAPARLGDAAPEADLVDPDATAETRALFVNLRALAPDHLLFGHQDDLAYGVTWDREPGRSDVKETAGSYPAVYGWELGDLELGAEENLDGVAFDDMQRWIREGHARGGVITIAWHMANPVSGGNTWDTTPAVHTVVPGGENHDAFRGWLDTFADFVDGLRDAEGRPIPVLFRPYHEHTGSWFWWGADQTSVEDYKSLWRFTVEYLRDGRDLHNLLYVYSPDVFESEAEYLERYPGDAYVDVLGSDDYQALRTDSTVAAMTRRLATVVRLAEARGKLAVLSETGLEGVPDDDWWTNRLLRAIEADPVARRIAYALVWRNANAEARAARGESTTHWFGPHPDGVDAEDFRRFAATDFVLLEDDLPDLYER; the protein is encoded by the coding sequence ATGACCGCCCGCCACCTGCTGGCCCCGCCGGCCTTCCGGCTCCTCGTCCTCGCGCTCGCCGTCGCCGGCTGCGCCGCCCCGGCCCGCCTCGGCGACGCCGCGCCCGAGGCGGACCTCGTCGACCCCGACGCGACGGCTGAGACGCGGGCCCTCTTCGTCAACCTCCGCGCGCTCGCGCCGGACCACCTCCTGTTCGGCCACCAGGACGACCTCGCCTACGGGGTGACGTGGGACCGGGAGCCCGGCCGCTCGGACGTGAAGGAGACCGCCGGCTCGTACCCGGCCGTCTACGGCTGGGAGCTCGGCGACCTGGAGCTCGGGGCGGAGGAGAACCTCGACGGCGTCGCCTTTGACGACATGCAGCGGTGGATCCGCGAGGGCCACGCCCGTGGCGGGGTCATCACGATCGCCTGGCACATGGCGAACCCGGTCTCGGGCGGCAACACGTGGGACACGACGCCGGCCGTCCACACGGTCGTCCCCGGGGGCGAGAACCACGACGCGTTCCGCGGCTGGCTCGACACGTTCGCGGACTTCGTCGACGGCCTCCGCGACGCCGAGGGCCGGCCCATCCCCGTCCTCTTCCGGCCGTACCACGAGCACACCGGGAGCTGGTTCTGGTGGGGCGCCGATCAGACCTCTGTGGAGGACTACAAGTCGCTCTGGCGGTTCACCGTCGAGTACCTCCGCGACGGGCGCGACCTCCACAACCTGCTCTACGTGTACTCGCCCGACGTCTTCGAGTCGGAGGCCGAGTACCTCGAGCGCTACCCCGGCGACGCCTACGTCGACGTCCTCGGCTCCGACGACTACCAGGCGCTCCGGACCGACTCGACGGTCGCCGCCATGACGCGGCGCCTCGCCACCGTGGTTCGGCTGGCGGAGGCCCGCGGCAAGCTGGCCGTGCTCAGCGAGACCGGCCTCGAAGGCGTTCCCGACGACGACTGGTGGACGAACCGACTCCTCCGCGCGATCGAGGCGGACCCAGTCGCCCGGCGAATCGCCTACGCGCTCGTGTGGCGCAACGCGAACGCCGAGGCGCGCGCGGCCCGCGGCGAGAGCACGACGCACTGGTTCGGCCCGCACCCCGACGGCGTCGACGCCGAGGACTTCCGCCGCTTCGCCGCCACCGACTTCGTCCTCCTGGAGGACGATCTCCCCGACCTCTACGAGCGCTAG